The following coding sequences lie in one Miscanthus floridulus cultivar M001 chromosome 9, ASM1932011v1, whole genome shotgun sequence genomic window:
- the LOC136480903 gene encoding cysteine-rich receptor-like protein kinase 19: MDLKPGNILLDSDMNPRIIDFELSIVLKDDEIIEDCVIGTYGYMAPEYILHAIISVKKDVTWEALEVERTDDLFDRSLFDGSQLTEIKRFVVIGLLCLQDDRADRPTMAEVLEMLNGKEELPTPKKSAYHKSDDERSD, encoded by the exons ATGGACCTGAAACCAGGCAACATCCTCTTGGATTCTGATATGAATCCTAGGATTATTGATTTTGAGTTATCTATAGTGCTGAAGGATGATGAGATCATCGAGGACTGCGTCATAGGAACATA TGGATACATGGCTCCGGAATACATTCTACATGCTATTATATCAGTGAAAAAGGATGT GACTTGGGAGGCTCTGGAAGTTGAACGAACAGATGACTTGTTTGATCGGTCATTGTTTGATGGATCTCAGCTAACGGAGATCAAAAGGTTCGTGGTGATAGGGCTGCTGTGTCTTCAGGATGACAGGGCAGACCGGCCCACGATGGCGGAAGTTCTTGAGATGCTAAATGGGAAGGAAGAGTTGCCGACGCCAAAGAAATCAGCCTACCACAAATCAGATGATGAAAGATCCGACTGA
- the LOC136484260 gene encoding uncharacterized protein isoform X1: protein MADPVATVEKIVKIGLKIKDAVDTVRHNQEECQEIRKRVLRFSAILSQLQQTGVMEASPAMSGALEDLEESLQHALELVTACQETSTLRRLITAGDLSKQLRRVKDDILNKVMLASFAINTHTTIVLLTIQAGGDPPRRQPEDAGLPTVSHNTNSTENAGGRSGLNAKKNHALTGSDAHFAPLVALRRFSISELKAAINGGNIIGVGGSCYVYMGILNDWKCRRYQDVQKIT, encoded by the exons ATGGCCGATCCGGTGGCGACCGTGGAGAAGATCGTCAAAATCGGGCTCAAGATCAAGGACGCCGTGGACACAGTGCGCCATAACCAGGAGGAATGCCAGGAGATCAGGAAGCGCGTGCTCAGATTCAGCGCTATCCTGTCGCAGCTGCAGCAGACGGGGGTGATGGAGGCTAGCCCTGCGATGAGCGGCGCCCTGGAGGATTTGGAGGAAAGCCTCCAGCACGCCCTCGAGCTCGTGACGGCGTGCCAGGAGACGAGCACCCTCCGGCGCCTCATCACGGCTGGGGATCTGTCCAAACAGCTGCGCCGGGTAAAAGATGACATCTTGAACAAAGTGATGCTGGCGTCCTTCGCCATCAACACCCACACCACTATTGTATTGCTTACTATCCAGGCTGGTGGGGATCCTCCGCGCCGGCAGCCAGAG GATGCAGGACTGCCGACTGTATCACATAACACTAATTCAACTGAAAATGCTGG TGGCAGATCTGGCTTGAATGCCAAGAAAAACCATGCACTAACAGGAAGTGATGCCCACTTTGCTCCTTTAGTAG CCTTAAGAAGGTTCAGTATATCTGAGTTAAAGGCAGCAATAAATGGAGGAAACATTATTGGAGTAGGTGGCTCTTGTTATGTCTACATG GGTATACTAAATGACTGGAAATGTCGCCGCTATCAAGATGTTCAAAAGATCACATAA
- the LOC136484260 gene encoding uncharacterized protein isoform X2, whose protein sequence is MADPVATVEKIVKIGLKIKDAVDTVRHNQEECQEIRKRVLRFSAILSQLQQTGVMEASPAMSGALEDLEESLQHALELVTACQETSTLRRLITAGDLSKQLRRVKDDILNKVMLASFAINTHTTIVLLTIQAGGDPPRRQPEAHLMLLFLQIIVGSSGLPQRIYFINLRMQDCRLYHITLIQLKMLGMSVCVLTVLMSC, encoded by the exons ATGGCCGATCCGGTGGCGACCGTGGAGAAGATCGTCAAAATCGGGCTCAAGATCAAGGACGCCGTGGACACAGTGCGCCATAACCAGGAGGAATGCCAGGAGATCAGGAAGCGCGTGCTCAGATTCAGCGCTATCCTGTCGCAGCTGCAGCAGACGGGGGTGATGGAGGCTAGCCCTGCGATGAGCGGCGCCCTGGAGGATTTGGAGGAAAGCCTCCAGCACGCCCTCGAGCTCGTGACGGCGTGCCAGGAGACGAGCACCCTCCGGCGCCTCATCACGGCTGGGGATCTGTCCAAACAGCTGCGCCGGGTAAAAGATGACATCTTGAACAAAGTGATGCTGGCGTCCTTCGCCATCAACACCCACACCACTATTGTATTGCTTACTATCCAGGCTGGTGGGGATCCTCCGCGCCGGCAGCCAGAG GCTCACCTGATGCTACTTTTCCTTCAAATCATTGTTGGGTCATCTGGTCTTCCCCAAAGAATTTATTTTATCAATTTGAG GATGCAGGACTGCCGACTGTATCACATAACACTAATTCAACTGAAAATGCTGGGTATGTCTGTTTGTGTCCTCACTGTCTTGATGTCTTGTTAA
- the LOC136484260 gene encoding uncharacterized protein isoform X3 — protein sequence MADPVATVEKIVKIGLKIKDAVDTVRHNQEECQEIRKRVLRFSAILSQLQQTGVMEASPAMSGALEDLEESLQHALELVTACQETSTLRRLITAGDLSKQLRRVKDDILNKVMLASFAINTHTTIVLLTIQAGGDPPRRQPEAHLMLLFLQIIVGSSGLPQRIYFINLRMQDCRLYHITLIQLKMLVADLA from the exons ATGGCCGATCCGGTGGCGACCGTGGAGAAGATCGTCAAAATCGGGCTCAAGATCAAGGACGCCGTGGACACAGTGCGCCATAACCAGGAGGAATGCCAGGAGATCAGGAAGCGCGTGCTCAGATTCAGCGCTATCCTGTCGCAGCTGCAGCAGACGGGGGTGATGGAGGCTAGCCCTGCGATGAGCGGCGCCCTGGAGGATTTGGAGGAAAGCCTCCAGCACGCCCTCGAGCTCGTGACGGCGTGCCAGGAGACGAGCACCCTCCGGCGCCTCATCACGGCTGGGGATCTGTCCAAACAGCTGCGCCGGGTAAAAGATGACATCTTGAACAAAGTGATGCTGGCGTCCTTCGCCATCAACACCCACACCACTATTGTATTGCTTACTATCCAGGCTGGTGGGGATCCTCCGCGCCGGCAGCCAGAG GCTCACCTGATGCTACTTTTCCTTCAAATCATTGTTGGGTCATCTGGTCTTCCCCAAAGAATTTATTTTATCAATTTGAG GATGCAGGACTGCCGACTGTATCACATAACACTAATTCAACTGAAAATGCTGG TGGCAGATCTGGCTTGA